A window of Cryptomeria japonica chromosome 3, Sugi_1.0, whole genome shotgun sequence contains these coding sequences:
- the LOC131068276 gene encoding photosystem I chlorophyll a/b-binding protein 2, chloroplastic, producing MASCASAVCASSNVAAVAVAPSSSCQKSVKAKASLVGSRGIRPSSSFGNSRRRRGAKLTVTVCEAVQTERPLWFPGSTPPPWLDGSLPGDFGFDPLGLGSDPEVLKWNVQSELVHCRWAMLGAAGIFIPELLTKLGILNTPFWYTAGELDYFTDKTTLFVVEMILLGWAEGRRWADIIKPGSVNTDPIFPNNKLTGTDVGYPGGFWFDPLGWGTGSPEKLKELRTKEIKNGRLAMLAVMGAWFQAEYTGTGPIDNLLAHLADPGHATIFAAFQPK from the exons ATGGCATCCTGTGCTTCTGCTGTGTGTGCATCATCAAATGTAGCAGCTGTGGCAGTTGCTCCTTCATCCAG CTGCCAGAAGAGTGTAAAGGCCAAGGCTTCGTTGGTGGGAAGCAGGGGCATTAGACCCTCTTCAAGCTTTGGAAACAGCAGGAGGAGGAGGGGGGCTAAGTTAACCGTGACTGTTTGTGAAGCAGTACAGACTGAGAGGCCTCTGTGGTTTCCAGGCAGTACGCCACCTCCTTGGCTTGATGGCAG CCTTCCAGGAGACTTCGGATTCGATCCCCTGGGCTTAG GATCGGACCCAGAGGTGCTGAAATGGAATGTGCAATCGGAGCTGGTGCACTGCAGGTGGGCAATGCTGGGAGCGGCGGGCATCTTCATCCCAGAACTGTTGACAAAGCTGGGGATCCTGAACACACCCTTCTGGTACACGGCGGGCGAGCTGGATTACTTCACAGACAAAACCACGCTCTTCGTGGTGGAAATGATATTGCTGGGATGGGCAGAGGGGCGGCGATGGGCAGACATAATCAAGCCCGGCTCTGTCAACACTGACCCCATTTTCCCCAACAACAAGCTCACTGGCACCGATGTGGGCTACCCCGGAGGATTCTGGTTCGACCCCCTGGGCTGGGGCACAGGCTCCCCCGAAAAGCTCAAGGAGTTGAGGACCAAGGAGATCAAGAATGGCCGCCTAGCTATGTTGGCCGTCATGGGAGCCTGGTTCCAAGCCGAATACACCGGCACTGGCCCCATCGACAATTTGTTGGCTCACCTTGCAGATCCAGGCCATGCAACAATCTTTGCG GCCTTCCAACCAAAATGA